The genomic DNA CCTTCTGCCAAAGCTTCTGCTATGTGCGAACCTATGAAGCCTGCTCCTCCCGTAACAACAATAAGCTTGTTTTTCATGTAGAAGGATTTTAAGGAGTTTAAATAAAATGGTTTCGGGGAGAAGAATGATCAAGGCTATAATTTTTGATGTCGATGAGACTCTTGTCTATTATGAAGGTTATTCACTAAAGGAGTGGTACGAGAAAGTTGCAATTCCGGCAATGAAGGAGCTTGGAGTTGTCATTAATTGGGAAACCTTTAGGAAGATGGCAAAAGGAGAGCTACCAAGGAGTTACGTTGAAAATTTTGGTATAGATCATGTGATGTTCTGGAAGGCCATGGACAGAGCGAACCGGCAATACAGAGAGAAACTGCTAAGGGAGGGAAGGATACATGTTTATCCCGATGTCGATGTCATCAAAAAGCTCAAGGCTAAGGGCATAAAGCTGGCTGCTGTTAGCAAC from Pyrococcus kukulkanii includes the following:
- a CDS encoding HAD family hydrolase, with amino-acid sequence MIKAIIFDVDETLVYYEGYSLKEWYEKVAIPAMKELGVVINWETFRKMAKGELPRSYVENFGIDHVMFWKAMDRANRQYREKLLREGRIHVYPDVDVIKKLKAKGIKLAAVSNASQDNTELVLRAFGLLNYFDVVLGKDYSYLDGVKPNPYLIEKAMNILRTKREETVLVGDSELDVKAGKNAGIRVVQIVREKRVEGADYYITSLNELLDLIERDF